The following proteins are encoded in a genomic region of Zea mays cultivar B73 chromosome 9, Zm-B73-REFERENCE-NAM-5.0, whole genome shotgun sequence:
- the LOC100276116 gene encoding uncharacterized protein LOC100276116, whose protein sequence is MPGKGQRRREKNFRAAHGGVPCLPPPPKQRELEAIPTKLRRLIAFQNKHNANADASSGGAPKKQDDGLRKNKLATDKAKDKKTKKQALVVPADSKASDIKGNDKRSAANEDVNAEGSKGKRKRGNVKDLRFEELDKNISASKKQRRKQHLDEKKKKRKDNKTETLPDFPGREKVKFGEVVVAPPKLSFPKVKSASDASREMLRKEAIENYRYIKGWTSRPGLQLPTLAESQ, encoded by the exons ATGCCGGGAAAGGGGCAGCGGCGGAGGGAGAAGAACTTCCGGGCGGCGCACGGCGGGGTACCGTGCCTGCCCCCGCCGCCAAAGCAGAGGGAGCTCGAGGCCATCCCGACTAAACTCCGCCGCCTCATCGCCTTCCAGAACAAGCACAACGCCAATGCTGACGCGTCCTCAG GAGGTGCTCCCAAGAAGCAAGACGATGGGTTAAGGAAGAACAAGCTAGCAACAGACAAGGCAAAGGACAAG AAAACCAAGAAGCAGGCATTGGTGGTTCCTGCTGATAGCAAAGCATCAGATATTAAAGGTAATGATAAACGTTCAGCTGCCAATGAGGATGTGAATGCAGAGGGAAGTAAGGGGAAGAGAAAGAGGGGAAATGTTAAGGACCTTCGTTTCGAGGAACTGGACAAGAACATCTCAGCCTCGAAGAAGCAGAGGAGGAAGCA GCACCTGGATGAGAAGAAAAAGAAGCGCAAGGACAATAAGACAGAAACTCTACCAGACTTTCCTGGGCGCGAGAAAGTCAAATTTGGTGAAGTTGTTGTGGCTCCACCAAAATTGTCATTCCCGAAG GTGAAGAGTGCTTCAGATGCTTCTCGCGAGATGCTGAGGAAAGAGGCAATTGAGAATTACAGATATATCAAAGGCTGGACATCGAGGCCTGGACTGCAGCTTCCAACGCTAGCAGAATCACAATAG